Part of the Lycium ferocissimum isolate CSIRO_LF1 chromosome 6, AGI_CSIRO_Lferr_CH_V1, whole genome shotgun sequence genome, TCAATTGTAGAAAGACTTGATCTTTCTGGTTTTAGATTACAAGGTAATTTGAATCTAATATCTGAGCTCAAAGCATTGAAGTTTCTAGACCTTTCTAATAATAACTTCCAAGGGTCTATTCCAGTTGCATTTGGAAACATGTCTGAGCTTCAGTTTCTTGATTTGTCTTTTAACAAATTTGGAAACTCAGTTCCTAGTGAATTAGGTAAGCTTAGAAACATTAAGGCATTGAACCTATCAAAAAACTGGCTTACTGGAGGTTTACCTGATGAGCTTAAAGGGTTGGTGAATTTGCAAGATTTTCAAATATTTAGTAACTTCTTGAATGGTTCTATCCCAATGTGGATTGGTAATTTGACCAATCTTAAGGTTTTTACAGCTTATGAGAATGAGTTTAGTGGTGATGTTCCTGTTAACTTAGGATTGTACTCTGAGCTTTCTTTGTTGAACCTTCACTCAAACCAACTTGAAGGTACTATTCCTGGGAGCATTTGTGCTAATGGGaatcttgaatttcttgttCTAACTCAGAATAAGTTGACCGGAACGATTCCTGATTCGATTGGGAATTGTAAAGGACTTTCAAGTATTAGAATTGGTAATAACAAGTTGATTGGAGGCATCCCTAAATCAATTGGGAATATCAGTAGTCTTACTTATTTTGAAGCTGATAGTAACAATTTGTCTGGTGAAATTGTACCAGAGTTTGCTAAGTGCTCTAATTTAACTCTTCTTAACTTAGCTTCAAATGAGTTTAATGGAACTATTCCTAGTGAGTTTGGTCAGCTAAACAATCTTCAAGAATTGATTGTTTCTGGTAATAACCTTTATGGAGAGATTCCAACGTCAGTTCTTAAGTGCAAGAATCTCAATAAGCTTGACTTAAGCAACAACAAATTCAACGGCACGATACCGGCGGATATATGCAACACTTCAAGATTGCAATATTTGCTTTTGGGGGAGAATTCGATTCGAGGGGAAATACCTTATGAGATAGGGAACTGTGTAAAGTTGCTTGAGTTGCAAATGGGGAATAATGAACTTACTGGAAATATCCCTCCTGAGATTGGTCATATGAAGAACTTGCAAATTTCGTTGAATTTGAGTCATAATCATCTCCATGGCAAATTGCCTCAAGATTTAGGAAAACTTGACAAGTTGGTTTCTTTAGATGTTTCTAATAATCGACTCGTTGGGAATATTCCGCCCGCATTGAAAGGCATGCAGAGTTTGATAGAGGTTAATTTTTCGAGCAATCAATTAGCCGGTCCAATACCGACTTTTGCACCCTTTCAGAAAAGTCCTAATTCAAGTTTTCTTGGAAACAAAGGGCTATGTGGTGATCCTTTGAGTGATGGTTGTGGAGATTTAAACAGCTATGAAGGTCACAAGGTTTCTTATCGAATAGTTTTGACTGTTATCGGTTCTGGTTTGGCAGTTTTCATATCAGTTACTGTAGTTGTTTTGCTGTTCATGATGAGGGAGAAACAAGAGAAAGCTGCAAAGGAAGCTGGAAAGGCTGGAGATGATGATGAAATATCTAGCAAACCGGTGATACTAGCGGGGAACATATTCGTTGACAATCTAAAGCAAGCGATTGATTTTGATGCAATTGTAAAGGCGGTCATGAAAGACTCGAATAAGATTTGTGTTGGTACTTTCAGCACTGTGTATAAAGCGGAAATGCCTTCGGGGATAATTTTGTCGGTGAAGAAGTTAAAGTCTATGgacaaaaccataattcatcacCAGAGTAAGATGATCAGAGAGCTAGAGAAGCTTAGTAAACTCGTTCATGATAATCTTGCTAGGCCCATAGGGTTTGGAATCTATGAAGATGTCGTTCTTCTGTTGCATGAATATTACGCTAACGGAACGTTGACTCAATATCTTCATAACCCTAGCCAGAGAGAAACTGAATATAAACCCGACTGGCCAACGAGACTTGCCATTGCCACCGGAGTTGCAGAAGGATTGGCATTCCTTCATAATGTGGCGATCATCCATCTCGACATTTCCTCCGGGAATGTGCTTCTTGATTCAAATTTCAGGCCTTTGGTTAGTGAAGTTGAAATATCTAGGCTTCTCGATCCGTCTAGAGGGACTGCAAGTATCAGTGCTGTTGCTGGCTCATTTGGATATATTCCTCCAGGTATTCTTTCATTTGAACACAtacttatatttctttttttcgtTTATGGAGATTAATTGTGACTCTGTTATTGACttgtttttgtttgtctttTTCTCAACAGAGTACGCATATACAATGCAAGTAACAGCTCCTGGAAACGTTTACAGCTACGGGGTTGTTTTGCTCGAGATCCTTACCACCCGACTGCCCGTTGATGAAGCTTTTGGTGAAGGAATAGATTTGGTGAAGTGGGTACAAGGTGCACCTGTAAGAGGGGAAACACCAGAGCAGATACTCGATGCAAAGCTCAGCACCATTTCATTTTCTTGGAGAAAGGAAATGTTAGCAGCGCTGAAGGTTGCATTGCTATGCACTGATGTGACACCAGCAAAACGACCAAAGATGAAGAAGGTGGTAGAAATGCTGCAAGAAATCACGGAAAGCTAAATGGAAGTTCGTATCGTCAAATCAAAGTATGTCTCGATCTTGGTCCTTTGTATGTGAATGCGCCTGTCAAATTACAATCTTGGTCCTGTGTTTGTGAATGCTTCTGTAAAATTACAAGTGTACGACATTCTTAGTCGAGAGGACAAAATGGTCGAATTCTTAAGGGTATGATGTGTCTTTACCATTTTGTTTTGGGGCTTCAAGCCTTCAATTATGTGATCAAGAgttattttttatccaaaagATGTAAATGTAAGTGATGCAGATTAATTTCTCGCTAGGATGATATGTTTACAAATAGAatgatcttttcttttcttgttgtcTTTTCTGGTACATTGCTTCCAAATTAAATTCAATCATAGTTAAAGCATCTTCATCAGCGCACAATTTTTCCGGGAATGTTACTATTCAACTTGCAACTTTCTTTCTATGTTATTCCTCTAATATTAGTCAAGAAACAAGAACACTAGTTGAGGGAGGGCTAGATGACCCTGAATCAAATCTTTACATAAATTTCTGACCAGAAAACTTCTCTATAGACCTAGGAAGATCATCACATCTGAGTTAAAAAGgcaaatttcggcaaagaccaaGCATCCTCGCGCTCCTCGTTAGGGTCCGCAGAAGGGCCGCACGCCAGAGGGGTGTGATGTAAGTAACCTAATgtaatgcaagcattagtggtTGATTCCACGAGCAGAGTTAAGCGCTTAAAATATTCAGTGGAGTGTTCACAGCATTAAATAAAGATCAGTGAGTTATGCATTTCAAGATTCTGAAAACACACATCAAATTAGCTGTGAAAATTTTATCAGACATTCCTGGAGGTAAAGCAGATACATTTATATGTCGTAACGTTTGTTTGGTATTGCACGGTTCCACTCTGCAAGAACTCTGAATCGTTCTCTTGAAGCTCATCCTCTTCATAATAAATGATCCGCTTGCCCCGAAATGACTTGAACCAATAGGGAAATTCCAATTCATTGGGCCTTTCGATACAGTCATATAGAAAGCCCCAACTGAAATGCGATCCGCAGTACGGAGGAACTGAAATTTAGGAGCATAGCCTATTAAAAAAGAAGGGATACTGCACTGGATAGAAAATACTCAAAGTTACCGGCCAACCACTCGGTATTTACACCAAATCATATCATTTGTCATGGTTAAGTCGTAAATTTATGTGAAAATGTGTATTAATTAACTAGGATTTACTGATAAAGTATATGCATAGACACATGTCATGTTTTCATCAGGTCGATGTAAACACTTGGTGCGAGTAAATTTTTACCACATGATTCTACGGCTTCCTTCAACTTGACTGCAAATTGTTGTATAGAGACACTATTACTACTCTCTCCATTCCAATTTATTTGGTATAATTTGTGTGGCCATAAGACTTTTGCAAGTCGTGATCTTAAACAAGTCATAgcatttgtgtggctataaattttTTCTCAGAAGTGAATTGTTACAAACACCGGATGcaagtaaatatttttcacatATGGAAATTAGAATTTCCCATTAAACAGATGATGGTAGGTTGAGGACTCCAAGTTCGTTTGCACTGCTAATAGTATCATCCAATATCTTCTTTATATCATATTTGTACACAAAACCCTTCTCCATAAGCTTATTTGATCCCCACTTCACTTCTCTCTTTGGATCATCCAAGTACCTGTTTTATAAATgggaatatatataaaaagaaatttaaaaaattagcaACATAGTCCTTCAAATATATTAAAATGCACTTTTAGTCCACTTTTAACAAACTTGAAGGACTACATTTTATACTTGCATACACCGAtacctatttttatttttattttttatagtatCTATATAATTTCCGACTAGGACAGATCAGTACCATGTTATGTAGGTTTCCCAATTCATGTTTGCTATATAAGTTACAGGTTTAATTTATAAAACCCGTCAGTGTGAAGAATTTTTTACACCAGGATATCTACAGGTAAGCCTCCTTAAAATGTGAGATTTGTAATCTGGAAAATAAACAACTTACCTGCTACAACGATTAAAAGTGACATGATATGTAAAAACTCTTTAATGTAAAAACTCTTTACGCTAACaacatatataacttaaacttgTAACTTAtagaagtcttttttttttttttgaaaccggTACTATTGTATTCCTTAGCATTAAGGATATGCTGGCCACCTCCAAAAAAACAAAGTTCAACTTATAGAAGTCTTTTTTAAGTCACCTTATAATGTAAAAACCTTTTACAAGACTCTTGCTTTATTTGTTCATAGCCTCAAATCTCAAGTGTacaaagaaaatttcaagaactaCATCCAATATGAATTCAAATGAATTTAAGATAAGtttcttacctttgattgatATGAAACTCAGGGTATTTCTCTTGGTAGTAACTTGCAATTTCTGCAGTAGAAACAAAGGAGCTAGCACACAAGAATCTACCCTCCATAGAATTATTTTCCATTGAAAAAATGTGAGCTTCACAGACATCTTCAATGTGTACAATTGGTACTTTACCAATAGCCTCTTCTAGGAACTTGAATTGTTTGTAATAAATTTCTTCACCAGTTACCACTGACAATATATTAGCCATGCTTTGTGAGATATTTGACAAGAGTGTTGTACCTACAACAAGACCACAACCTAAGCTTACAACCTCAAATCCATGTAATTTCCCAAAGTTCAAGATTTCTTTCTCACATGTTGTCTTTGATTCCACATAGTCCTATACCattcaaaaagagaaaaaataacgTTATTTTTTCGCATTTTTTGCTCTTCAATATTTCTTGTTTAGGCAGTTCATAGAGAGACTTTTCTTCTTGGATGAAATGATCAAGGAATACTCAGAAACTACATACACAACAAAACTCACAAACCGGGGTGCTAAGTCCCTTTGTTTCATTTATGTGTCTTAGCTAGATTGAAAacggagtttaagaatgaaaaaaaagacTTATGATCAATTTCGTGGTTTTAAAAAGATCTATAGAACAAATCGGGAATACCATTCAAAGTGTGTGgccttaaacatgtcatgtacTTTCTATAAGAAAGTCTCTTTAGAGATAAATGAAAATGTTGGAGTTAAGAAACAAACCAAAATGGAAAGTAagacatattattattatttataaaaattaaaataatattgttGTTAAGGACCAAAGGTGGGACCTAGTGATCAATGGAAGCGCGCAACCTTGACTTCTCCCCATATATACAAGCCTCACAGTGGACAGAACTATTTAATACCTGCATTGGTAGGAGGTAACAGGAACCAAGAGAAATAGTTGAGGTCCGCACAAATTGGCTCGGACACCATCGTTGTAGAAAAGTAAATTTTATTGCTAACTACCGTTTCTAAAACATATTCTTAAGATATAGTTAATTCAAACATTTGTGATTGCTAATAACTTctgttgttatttatttttatttcattaacATGTTGCCCATTAGCATCTAAAGTACAAaaacttgttcacttttaagtgttctattttattattatttgtatATTGAGTTAATAGTCAAAAACAGACCTGAACTATCATTTTTTCACAAGTCTCATACCCTAACTATTAGatgttcccttttcctacctgaactattaccatctatgtattaaaacacacctcgaaGTTGACTAGGCCAACTCTTAGTTGTTCCcctttcctacctgaactatcaccatttatgtattaaaacacaccttgAAGCTGACTAGGCCAACTATGAGTTGTTTGCTTTTTCCTACTTGAACTATCAccaggtgtgttttaatacatagatggtgatagttcaggtaggaaagagaacaactgatagttgagggacgaaactcgcgaaaaaatgatatttaagatgtgtttttgaccattatctattctatattttattgCAATTGACCAAATAGAAAGATAATAATGAGAATTAGAAAATTTACCGTAACAAGATCATCACCAAAAGGGAAGTGGACATTGAGAGGAGTCCAACATGTTTCATCCATCAAATCTTTGAAGCCATTGCCATCCTCCTTTAATGGTGAAGCAGCAAGAACAGTGCCAGTATATATAAGCCTCTTCACAGTACCAGAATTTATACAAGCCATTCCAATATTCTTCACTGATGCAACTGCTGCTTCAAACTTATTCTTGTACTGTTACAACATTCAATTtccaaacaaataaataaatcattcaaattccatatataatagtaatattttgataaatGAAGATACTAGTAGCAATGACTAAATCAAGAGTTTCACCAAGGATGTTTAAGATTTAATGTATATGCATGAAAAGTAATATTTGACTTATACACATAGTATCATAGTATTAATTTATGATGATGGTGTCCAAGTCAACTTGCGCGCACCTCAACTACTCCAGCGAGTACCTGCTATCTCCCACCAACACAGGTATTGGGTAACTCTGCCCACCCAAGTTTGGGTAGATGACGACTATTCCACTGGGTACCTGTTATCACCCACCAACACAGGTATCGGATAACTCTTCCTAGTGCCCACTAAGACTTGGACAGCTGGGAAGAAATCACATGGTGCTTCTTGCCTCCACTGGAATTTGAACTCGAGACCTCATGGTTCACCATTCGCTTCATTGATCACTAGGTCACACCTTTACACAAtataatttttcaacaaaagGTTTTCAACTGATCATCTTTCGGCAAGTGTAGCTCCAACCCTGACGAGCACCGAAAGTGTAGCCTAACAACCAATGGAATAGGTCAAAACCATGGGAGACCAGGCACTCAATGGAACAATATAAGTGCACAAGTTGATCCGGAGATCAtcgttataaaaatatttacatttatGTGCTAGTGAGCGTTAGTAGTGTTGGAAATTTGGGAGAGCAAGACAACACAAATAATACTCAAAACTCACtagaagagaaatggaggaaagatgattttctattcaACTTGGCTTGATTCAAATTTATAGGAATTCTCCATATATCTAGATTACATAACTATTTATAGGTGACTAATCTAGAATTTTTCATTCATGTATCTCCTAATACATTAATCATATATAATGTGAacaagtttattttttcaacatcCGCCTTTAAACTTGATTCATACATGTATCACTATATCAATAATTTCACAACTTCACATCCTCCAAGTACATGAATAAGAAATGATCACTTAGACTAATCTAGAATTTTCCACCAATTCATGTATCTCCTAATACATTAATCTACTAGTTCAtgaactaaattaaatataatgtgaacaagtttattttttcaacatcCGCCATTGAAGTCCATAATCAAGTGTACCTTTGATGTACCGGGAGTATTCTTTTGACGAAGTGACTTTATTTGGTTGAACATGGGATTGATATTTTCTCCACTTTGTTTTTCCACTCATCTCCTTTGCATATTCTCCTCGAGAAATAAAGATGCCATCATTCTTCTCGCTCTTAAAATTCTTAACGTTTTCAAACACCTcgatttttccttcaaaaaatatCCACCCAAGTTTGTCACcatcttcattattttttacATAAAGTGCATGCTTTTCGagaataatcatcaataaagagAAACACtttatataattacttttaaATCCCAAGTGAGCCGACTTGgcatccatttgatggattttccaCCGATCGAGCGCACACATCCATATGAATCAACTCTAAAGGACACCGCGTTCACTTGTCAATCTCTACTTCTCCTTTGTAATCTTTGGGAAAGCTTTTCTTAATCGCTTTTCAAAAAGACATCCATAACTTACAAGCTCGTCCACCAATAAACAAAAGTGAGTTAAATCGATTAGGATGGTTAATGGTTGGCAACCCTTTCaccatattttcctttttcatcattAACCTTAGCTTTTTactatcaaaattcaaattggGTGTTATATAATTTATAACCAAATCTCATATTCCAAAGCTCAAGATGAATCTTCCAAGCCTGACAACATGAAAATACACCGCACCTTGGTACATCACTTTGGCATAAGATTCaaaataaacattttatttttagcCATAGGAACTTTGGCTAAAAATGAcccattttcatctttttcatagtcaacttttttcttttcaaatgaatgtcataattttttttccaaaaaattttcgACGTTTTCAAACTTAGAATATATACTTTTCATTTCATCGATAATATACATGACATTGGAGATAAATTGATGACTTCCATCTTCAAACGAATTAAAATCgtaccttttcctttcatttgaACTTTTGAAAAGACATCCTCTCCAAGAGTCCAccattaaatattttctttcaaaccTTAGACTATCAAAATTCAAATGCTTCTTCCCGCAAATATGTTTGCTTGCACCTTGAATCAAAGTACaaacatttatttctttttggctACACtcccattttcatttttacataGTCAACTTTTTATCTAAAATGTCGTCTTTCTCCATCTTCATTTTTTCTCTCGCAAAATTATATCATCTCctccaaattatttttacattccaTCTTTCAAACGAAAAAATGACCATATTTTGATTTGAAGTATAACATTCAACATTTGATTTGTCATACCTTCCTTGATTTGACCTCCATCCTCTAAATGCTCTCTTCCGCGCCTCTTCCTTGGTCGAGTACCGACTTTATTTCTTTCTACACTTTCCACCTCTTCCTCCTCTACCACGACCTCTTCCACGCCCACAAAATCTTTGTTGTGAGCCACgcctttcttctttctccttcgAAAAAGTTTAAtattcaatatttgatttgtcAACCGACTCTTGTTTCGACTTTCTCCTCAACCTTTCTTCCGCGGCCCTTCCCGTGAGTTCTTCTATGGTCTGGTGTCCAAGTCCTACCACTCTTCAATGGcaacaaaaatataattaaattttgaatcctAGATCGTAATATTTTTGCAACGACCCTATCATCATTCAACTCTTCACCATATCTCTTCATGTCCAAGTCCTTGACAACCGGCAAGTTTAAATGAATCTAGGATCGTAATATTTTTGCAACGACCCTATCATCATTCAACTCTTCACCATATCTTTCATTTGATCGACAACCTGCAAGACTTCAAATATAATCCGAACCGATTCGATTCCTTCATTTGCGGCGATTCAAATTCTCTCTTAAGGTTTGAGACGAACCTTTTTCACCTTGTCCAAACCTTAAAGGAAGTTTGAAGAATATCCCATGCTTGCTTGGAGTTGGTTGCATTTGCAACCTTCTCGAACatcttttcatccaaactttGATGGATGAGTGTGAGTGCCTTTTGGTCTTTCTTCTTTGTCGCAATGGCATCATCTTCTTCGTTAATGCCACTCTCCACAATTTCCCATACATCATAGGCTCCAAGCAAAGCCTTCATTCGGATGCAccaacttccataattttcttTAGTGAGCATCCGAACTTGGAATGGAGTTCCATCAGTGTTAGTCATTTTCTCTACGTTTTGTTGTCTCTCAAACACCGCTGGCAAAATACCAAATGTTGAAATTTGGGAGAAGACAACACAAATAATACTCAAACTCACTAAAGAGAAACGGAGgaaagatgattttctattcaACTTTGCTTGATTCAAATGGCTAGATTACATGACTATTTATAGTGAATTCATCCATATATCTAGCCTAGCATACATGTATCACTATTAATAATTTCACATTTCACATCCTCCAAGTACATGAATAAGAACTCACTTGACTAATCTAGAATTTTCCACCAATTCATGTATCTCCTAATACATTAATCTACTAGTTCAtgaactaaattaaatataatgtgaacaagtttattttttcaacaagTAGGTATCTAGTAAATTTGTCGATGTGCATACAAATTTACGCGAACAACATTGTtgtgaaaaaatagaaaactaaCTAAAATAGGCACATATACTGGTTGGAAAGCAATAAGAACTCGGTGGAACTATCGAGATGCACACAAACTAATCCGAGTATTATTCTtatcaaaaaaatcaaactagGTACCTGAGATCCCTCAGAATGTATATAAGGAGGTATACATGGAAAACAAATTCACAGCCTTGTATTGCTTGCTCAAATTCTTCTGGCCTATAGATATCAGCTTGAAATAGCTTCAAATTTCCCTCTGCATTAGGCAACCTCTTCAACAAGCCTACCTTTGATTTATCCTCTGCAAAattatcacaattttttttttctttttattgtatttcaaCAACCTCTATTCTTGTACTATTTGGACAAATAAAGTTGACAACCACTCAAACAAGCAAGTTTCCATCATACATAGTGTTGATTCAAGTAataattctcttttatttaaCCAACCAATATTCAAAACTCACTGATCCGATTAATCTGATTCACATCGTATATGACACATTAAAAGGATAAGGGTTCCTTTTTATGACTGAACCACAAGTTTTCTCCAGAATGATAGTGTCTATTTTTCAAAGATATGGCCGAAAAGTGGCCAGTGTGCGCtatttttatgatattttttcaTTCTCAGAGCTCGAACATGATAATTCTAGTTAAGGGTGGATTGATATGCTCCATCACACCAAGAGTCCAGAAATTTGCCCAACAATATCACAAATTATCACTTTTTAGCCCTTATAGTTGAAAAATAACCTTTATCCTCATGTTGATTTTTATAACTGAAATGTCAGGATGAcaatgactaagtttcaaagaCCAGGCCGTACAGTGGCCAATGAGCACTGCTATGAAATTTCTCCAGTCTCGGGATTCGAAGttgagacttttagttaaggatAGACGGATCTCATCCATCCGTACCATTCATAcgatagaaaaaagaaaatcaagattaCATACCCAAGTTCCTGAGGGTGGCATGAACTGTGTAACCTTTTTCAAGAAGTTTTTTCACCAGAAAAGAAGCTATATAACCTGCACCACCTGTAACACATACCCCTTTTGAATTTCTACTATTCTTGTCCTCCATGGATACCTCCTTATTCAgctttctttactttttttttttttttctcaaacaaATACTATAATTTTGTATACTTTCATGAGAGTGACTTTAAAGCCACATGTTTGATTTCATTGCATGATAGCACTAAGTGGTACTTTTGAGTGGACCTTCTTTAGATTTAAAGCCACATGTTTAATTGATATCTTGCACGATAGCACTAACAAAgaacttttcaatattttagAGATAATGATAAAAAACACACCCGAACTATCACaacacctcaactatcagttgttttTTCCCTACCTGAGTTATGACTATTTATGTGTTAAAACACACCTAGTTGAGTAGAttctgatagttcaggtaggcaAAGGGAACAACTAATAGTTGGCCTAGGTGtgctttaatatatatatatatatatatatatatatatatatatatatatatatatgataatttgATTAGAAAAGGGAAGCATAATTGGAGTGTTaaactcgcgaaaaagtgatagttcatgTACATTTTTTacctttaattttatattttaatttgttgtagCCAGAGCGAAAGAGGGTCTTTGGAACCCTTTTATAAAATCACACTGTATAGATAagattaaattttataattttatgcatataaaataGTAGATAAAGTTCCCTTGTGAAAATCATGTTTACTATTGATTGTAATATTGAATTTAACTCATCTAAGttactaattttttattttttatgaatagttatttgtaattatattttataagaTTTGATTGTATAaaaatccttttattttatatgatttgacagTATAAAAGTTCttttatttgatatgatttgatgGTATAAAAGTTCTTCTATTTGATATGATTCGATAGTTTAAAAATTCTAGAGGAAGCCTTTATTGGAGAGATACAGGTATGGGtttcttttgtttattgttGTCCACAATTAATGGCTGTCAATAACGTACTGTAGATAAACTGCTCCACCTTAtgtttgtttctttatttttaattttttttatccacTCCTTGTGATTctcatatttatataaaaatgattttttaatacAACATCTTTGTAACCACaaaaatattatgatatatttaaCACAAGTTCCAAAAGTGTCGTAACCACGCAAATGTTGTCCTAcctccgtcctaatttatgtgatataatttgacaAGACATGAGTTTAAGAATGATCGAAaggcttttgaaacttgtgatttaaaataaatcatagatatttgtgtagctctaaatcattttattaagggCAAACGGAaaatttttatgttaaattatttataaatatagaaatatattattctttttggcacagactaaaaaaaatatatatcacataaattgagacagagggagcatttttttaaaaccacaaattttaaaaatattcatttatttcttaaatttcgtgaaCATTCAAACTACgtcaaacaaaatgaaaaacataGAGCAAAAATCTTATCTAAGGAGTTACCTTTTTACATCCCTGTCTCACAAAATTACAACCAATAGTGTAGCACAAATTATCATAGTACCCaatatttacaccaaatcaCTTAGAAACTGCTAAAAGGCTGAGAAAGAGCGCAAGTAGTGGGGTGTAGGCAGGGGCAGAGCTAGGAGACGCAAGGGGTTTATTGGAACCCTTTTCATCCTAAAATTTGAATTCCCTGAGTGAAAATTCCGATTCTATCACCGGGTGTGGCAACAAGTCACTACAAGCTGACCACAAGTATGGGAGTATCTACCATACATTGAGCACTGAAAATGGAGTAGTGTATAGGCCTATGCATGCAAATATTATGCACAAGAAATCACCAACAAGGCAACaaaaacatacccagtgtaattccGGCGTGGGCGCAGGGAGGTGGATGTACAGACACACCTTACCCCTACAGGAAAGTAGAGAGGCGgcaacaacaagaagaagaagataatagAAGGTTTGCAGCTGTAAAGTGCTTCAGCAAAACCAAGAATTCACAAGCATGTGGAAAATATAACTAAAAACAAAGGGGTGCAGAGAGCCAAGAATTGCCACACACTTGCCAGAACAAGAAATAGCTTGACCCC contains:
- the LOC132060313 gene encoding leucine-rich repeat receptor-like tyrosine-protein kinase PXC3, which produces MSLLSILLTVFFLVGLLSRFQLGNSQLVFDDQNVVEAIGKELSVPGWGLNTTDFCSWNGIVCSSNNSSIVERLDLSGFRLQGNLNLISELKALKFLDLSNNNFQGSIPVAFGNMSELQFLDLSFNKFGNSVPSELGKLRNIKALNLSKNWLTGGLPDELKGLVNLQDFQIFSNFLNGSIPMWIGNLTNLKVFTAYENEFSGDVPVNLGLYSELSLLNLHSNQLEGTIPGSICANGNLEFLVLTQNKLTGTIPDSIGNCKGLSSIRIGNNKLIGGIPKSIGNISSLTYFEADSNNLSGEIVPEFAKCSNLTLLNLASNEFNGTIPSEFGQLNNLQELIVSGNNLYGEIPTSVLKCKNLNKLDLSNNKFNGTIPADICNTSRLQYLLLGENSIRGEIPYEIGNCVKLLELQMGNNELTGNIPPEIGHMKNLQISLNLSHNHLHGKLPQDLGKLDKLVSLDVSNNRLVGNIPPALKGMQSLIEVNFSSNQLAGPIPTFAPFQKSPNSSFLGNKGLCGDPLSDGCGDLNSYEGHKVSYRIVLTVIGSGLAVFISVTVVVLLFMMREKQEKAAKEAGKAGDDDEISSKPVILAGNIFVDNLKQAIDFDAIVKAVMKDSNKICVGTFSTVYKAEMPSGIILSVKKLKSMDKTIIHHQSKMIRELEKLSKLVHDNLARPIGFGIYEDVVLLLHEYYANGTLTQYLHNPSQRETEYKPDWPTRLAIATGVAEGLAFLHNVAIIHLDISSGNVLLDSNFRPLVSEVEISRLLDPSRGTASISAVAGSFGYIPPEYAYTMQVTAPGNVYSYGVVLLEILTTRLPVDEAFGEGIDLVKWVQGAPVRGETPEQILDAKLSTISFSWRKEMLAALKVALLCTDVTPAKRPKMKKVVEMLQEITES